A window of the Dyadobacter pollutisoli genome harbors these coding sequences:
- a CDS encoding DUF1501 domain-containing protein, with translation MEKEILEHGFNFNRRRFLSTMSLGIGSVALGSLLMPDLLKGGGLEDEGLAPGIPHFAPKAKRVIYLFQNGAPSQQELFDYKPKLREMLGQEIPPSVRGTQRLTGMTANQASFPLVGSFVDFKQYGQSQAWVSNLLPYTSKIVDDLCIVRSMYTEAINHDPALTFLQTGSQQGNRPSMGSWLSYGLGNENKNLPNFTVLLSRGVGNGQGVYSKLWSNGFLDSVHQGVQFSKGEDPVLYLRDPEGMDRHERREMLDNLSELNELSYQEFGDPEISAKIKQYEMAYRMQTAVPEVMDLSKEPDDIIKLYGPECLVPGTYAANCLLARKLSENGVRFVQLYHQGWDQHGNLPFEITKQAMDVDQASAALVTDLKQRGLLDETLVIWGGEFGRTSYTQGKLTAENYGRDHHPRCFTIWMAGGGIKPGIVYGETDELGYNIAKDPVHVHDFQATILHQLGLNHEKLIFKHLGRRYRLTDVSGKVIRDIIS, from the coding sequence ATGGAAAAGGAAATATTAGAACACGGATTTAACTTCAACAGAAGGCGCTTTTTGTCCACTATGAGTCTGGGGATCGGGAGCGTGGCGTTGGGATCGTTGCTGATGCCCGACTTGTTGAAAGGGGGAGGATTGGAGGACGAAGGACTGGCCCCGGGTATCCCGCATTTTGCGCCGAAAGCCAAAAGGGTCATTTATCTGTTCCAAAATGGCGCACCTTCCCAGCAGGAACTGTTTGATTATAAGCCAAAACTACGCGAGATGCTGGGACAAGAGATACCGCCGTCCGTACGTGGTACGCAGCGACTTACAGGTATGACGGCGAATCAGGCCTCATTCCCGCTGGTAGGTTCTTTTGTAGATTTTAAACAATATGGCCAATCGCAGGCGTGGGTGAGTAACCTATTACCTTATACGTCCAAGATCGTGGACGACCTGTGCATTGTCAGGTCTATGTACACGGAGGCGATCAACCATGACCCGGCCCTGACATTTTTACAAACCGGATCACAGCAGGGAAACCGTCCTAGTATGGGTTCGTGGCTGAGCTATGGGCTTGGTAATGAGAATAAAAACCTGCCGAATTTTACGGTTTTACTGTCCCGCGGTGTGGGTAATGGCCAGGGTGTTTATTCCAAATTATGGTCCAATGGTTTTCTGGATTCCGTGCATCAGGGCGTCCAGTTCAGTAAGGGAGAAGATCCTGTGCTTTATCTCCGTGATCCCGAAGGAATGGACCGCCACGAGCGACGCGAAATGCTTGATAACCTCTCTGAGCTCAATGAATTGTCATACCAGGAGTTTGGTGATCCAGAGATCAGCGCGAAGATCAAGCAGTACGAAATGGCCTACCGGATGCAAACCGCCGTGCCCGAGGTAATGGATTTGTCGAAGGAGCCTGACGATATCATTAAACTATACGGGCCTGAGTGCCTCGTACCGGGTACGTACGCGGCCAACTGTCTGCTGGCCCGCAAGCTTTCCGAAAACGGGGTGAGGTTCGTGCAGTTGTACCATCAGGGCTGGGATCAGCACGGAAACCTGCCATTTGAGATCACCAAGCAGGCAATGGATGTCGACCAGGCATCGGCTGCCCTGGTAACCGACTTGAAACAACGCGGATTACTGGACGAAACGCTTGTGATCTGGGGAGGAGAATTTGGCCGTACCAGCTACACGCAGGGCAAACTCACCGCTGAAAATTACGGCCGCGATCACCATCCGAGATGTTTCACGATATGGATGGCCGGTGGTGGTATCAAACCCGGGATCGTGTATGGTGAAACGGACGAGCTGGGTTATAACATTGCCAAAGACCCTGTACACGTTCATGATTTTCAGGCGACGATCCTACATCAGCTGGGTCTGAACCATGAAAAACTCATTTTCAAGCATTTGGGCAGAAGGTACCGGCTCACCGATGTTTCGGGCAAAGTCATCAGGGACATTATCAGCTGA
- a CDS encoding AGE family epimerase/isomerase has protein sequence MAAFTAEAFKKELVAILDYWEKYGPDPEKGGFYGQVSYENEPVKDSPRSVVLTGRLLWTFSLAHRLFKEVKYLTLADRAYQQLVKSFIDTEHGGVYWSVKADGSPLETKKQIYGNAFAMYGLSEYYRITHHQPALNQAKDLFNIIEKHAFDPVNGGYREAFARDWSNTDDYILSKSPWIKSMNTHLHLVEAYTNLYSVWPDAKLKKQTSDMLEAIITHIVNPETNSMQLFFDEKWKPKDNIISYGHDIEASWLLFETAEVLHDEKLIEKMKKKSIQMATAVNKGLGADGALNYEYDPETKHTQTDRSWWVAAEQLVGFYNAYELTKDNQFKIKAERSWDYIINEFVDRDKGEWFGTVKEDGTPVKGAKISFWKCPYHNARACAEMWRRIQKA, from the coding sequence ATGGCCGCGTTTACTGCCGAAGCTTTCAAAAAAGAACTGGTTGCTATTCTTGATTATTGGGAAAAATATGGCCCAGATCCTGAGAAAGGCGGTTTTTACGGTCAGGTTAGCTACGAAAACGAGCCTGTAAAAGATTCGCCGCGCTCGGTGGTATTGACAGGCAGGCTATTATGGACGTTTTCACTGGCGCACAGGCTTTTTAAAGAAGTAAAGTATCTGACATTAGCCGACAGGGCCTACCAACAGCTTGTTAAAAGTTTTATTGATACAGAACACGGCGGCGTATACTGGTCTGTGAAGGCAGACGGATCGCCACTGGAAACCAAAAAACAGATATACGGCAATGCTTTCGCGATGTACGGCCTGAGCGAATACTACCGCATTACCCACCATCAGCCCGCTTTGAATCAGGCAAAGGATTTATTTAACATCATTGAAAAACATGCTTTCGATCCTGTAAACGGCGGATACCGCGAAGCTTTCGCCCGTGACTGGTCCAATACGGATGATTACATTCTCAGCAAAAGTCCCTGGATCAAGAGCATGAACACGCATTTGCATTTGGTGGAAGCCTACACGAATTTATACAGCGTGTGGCCGGATGCCAAACTCAAAAAGCAGACTTCTGACATGCTGGAAGCGATTATCACGCACATTGTGAATCCCGAGACCAACAGTATGCAATTGTTCTTTGACGAAAAATGGAAGCCAAAAGACAACATTATTTCCTACGGTCACGATATCGAAGCTTCCTGGCTGCTATTTGAAACTGCGGAAGTTCTTCACGACGAAAAGCTCATTGAAAAAATGAAGAAAAAATCCATTCAAATGGCGACTGCCGTCAACAAAGGCCTGGGCGCCGATGGCGCCCTCAACTACGAATACGATCCCGAAACCAAGCATACCCAAACGGACCGTAGCTGGTGGGTAGCCGCCGAACAGCTGGTCGGATTTTACAATGCATATGAACTGACCAAAGACAATCAGTTCAAAATCAAGGCTGAACGGAGCTGGGATTATATTATCAATGAATTTGTCGACAGGGACAAAGGTGAATGGTTTGGTACAGTCAAAGAAGACGGTACGCCCGTGAAAGGTGCCAAAATCAGTTTCTGGAAATGTCCTTACCATAATGCCCGTGCCTGCGCCGAAATGTGGCGACGGATTCAAAAAGCCTAA
- a CDS encoding c-type cytochrome domain-containing protein produces the protein MFLLLFESKLVIPAWLQTIGRMHPLILHFPIVILLLAMLLEFFRFKPEYATNLFYRNFLQNLLLIGALFAAVTVIMGLFLSREEGYSGDTLLFHKWTGAGIFFFASIIYWVRNTNWYKAPLAKTGALLTVVALVITGHYGAALTHGNNFIWEPISSGMQITAVPLDQALIYANVIQPIFEQKCTSCHNPDKLKGELILTNPESIMKGGKSGKLLVPGNPKMSLLLQRVHLPIEVKKHMPPTGKAQLTLQEISILTLWVKGRADFKKKLTDLPATDSLRIIASAFLQPATQEEEYDFPAVDDEKVAELNSDYRTILPLARESPALAVNIYNSAAYSVKQLDELSEIKKQVISINLNKMPVKDADIKSITQFENLNKLDLNFTDVTAAGLKELASLKHLQNLTLSGTKLNFNDLKGLLPSLKSLKTVAVWETKLSAEEVVQLQKANRNLAIIGGFKDDGKNPLKLNPPQVKNNSTIFGQSLALELKHPIKGVDIRFTMDGTEPDSIKSPLFDHKTVLTKSETIKAKAYKNGWYGSDLVTFDFFKSTFNPDSVNLLAPLNRVHQAEGAKTFFDHKLGVIGANNPAWANNWAGVRDNDMAFISEFKKPVTISSLGIHYMVEEDTGIFPPELVEIWGGDNAGNLKLLTKFKAALPSKGDKPSLKTVEGKFKPQSVSYIKIVAKPLSKIPEWHRNKGKNALLLVDEMFLN, from the coding sequence TTGTTTTTACTGCTCTTCGAAAGCAAACTGGTCATTCCGGCCTGGCTGCAAACCATCGGCCGAATGCACCCGCTGATCCTGCATTTTCCGATCGTGATCCTGCTTTTGGCAATGCTTTTGGAGTTTTTTCGCTTTAAACCGGAGTATGCTACGAATCTCTTTTACAGGAATTTCCTTCAAAATCTGTTGCTGATTGGAGCGTTGTTTGCGGCTGTGACGGTTATTATGGGGCTTTTTCTTTCCAGAGAAGAGGGTTATTCGGGGGATACATTACTTTTTCACAAATGGACAGGTGCAGGTATTTTCTTCTTTGCATCTATCATTTATTGGGTCAGAAATACAAACTGGTACAAGGCGCCGCTGGCCAAAACCGGGGCTTTACTGACCGTTGTTGCACTGGTGATAACAGGACATTATGGAGCCGCATTGACCCATGGCAATAATTTCATCTGGGAACCCATTTCTTCCGGCATGCAAATAACGGCTGTTCCGCTGGATCAGGCACTTATTTATGCCAATGTGATCCAGCCGATCTTTGAACAGAAATGTACAAGCTGCCATAATCCTGACAAATTGAAAGGCGAACTGATCCTGACGAACCCGGAATCGATTATGAAAGGAGGGAAGTCAGGTAAATTGCTCGTTCCCGGGAATCCTAAAATGAGCCTGCTTTTGCAGCGTGTTCATTTACCCATTGAAGTGAAAAAACACATGCCGCCGACAGGTAAGGCACAACTCACGTTGCAGGAAATTTCAATACTGACATTGTGGGTGAAAGGGAGAGCCGATTTTAAGAAAAAACTGACCGATTTGCCCGCTACGGACTCATTGCGAATTATCGCTTCTGCATTTTTGCAGCCGGCAACCCAGGAGGAAGAATACGATTTCCCTGCTGTGGACGATGAAAAAGTAGCTGAATTGAATAGCGATTACCGTACGATCTTACCGCTGGCGCGCGAGTCACCGGCGCTAGCAGTCAATATTTATAACAGTGCGGCTTATAGTGTAAAGCAGCTGGACGAGCTGAGTGAGATCAAAAAGCAGGTTATTTCGATTAATCTGAACAAAATGCCGGTGAAAGATGCTGATATAAAAAGCATTACACAGTTTGAAAACCTGAATAAACTGGATCTTAACTTTACGGATGTCACAGCAGCTGGTTTGAAGGAACTAGCATCATTAAAGCACTTGCAAAACCTGACTTTATCGGGTACTAAGCTAAATTTCAATGATTTGAAAGGCTTGCTGCCTTCGTTGAAAAGCCTGAAAACAGTCGCAGTCTGGGAGACAAAACTGTCGGCTGAGGAAGTAGTACAATTACAAAAAGCGAACAGAAACCTGGCGATCATTGGTGGTTTCAAAGATGACGGTAAAAATCCATTGAAACTGAACCCGCCGCAGGTTAAGAACAATTCTACGATTTTCGGGCAGTCACTGGCATTGGAGCTGAAACACCCGATCAAAGGCGTAGATATTCGTTTTACAATGGACGGAACAGAGCCTGACAGCATTAAATCGCCATTGTTTGATCATAAAACTGTATTAACGAAAAGTGAAACCATTAAGGCAAAAGCCTATAAAAATGGTTGGTATGGAAGCGATCTGGTCACATTTGACTTTTTCAAAAGCACATTTAACCCGGATAGTGTGAACCTGCTCGCGCCGCTCAACAGGGTACATCAGGCCGAAGGTGCCAAGACATTTTTCGATCATAAATTGGGTGTTATCGGCGCTAACAATCCCGCCTGGGCCAATAACTGGGCGGGTGTTAGGGACAATGACATGGCTTTTATTTCAGAATTCAAGAAACCCGTCACCATTTCTTCGCTCGGAATACATTATATGGTGGAAGAAGATACCGGTATTTTTCCGCCTGAACTCGTTGAAATCTGGGGTGGTGACAATGCAGGAAATTTAAAATTGCTCACCAAATTCAAGGCAGCGCTTCCGTCAAAAGGCGACAAGCCTTCATTGAAAACCGTAGAAGGGAAATTCAAGCCGCAAAGTGTTTCCTACATTAAAATAGTGGCGAAACCATTGAGCAAAATACCTGAATGGCACAGAAATAAAGGCAAAAATGCGCTTTTACTGGTCGATGAAATGTTCCTGAATTGA
- a CDS encoding glycoside hydrolase family 2 protein has protein sequence MKISLLLLIFAFTFLAFSSYSQESYELNSGWKCAPVSKIKDPGTTISKSAFTTENWQPAVVPGTVLSTMLENKQIRDPFFGMNNKLIPDIFNTGREYYTYWFVKDFEENNTSGQEVWLHLRGVNYSCDVFLNGNKLNAKTHEGMFLRQSYNVTKFIQKTGKNRLAVIVYPPDPVGNPNGGQGGDGAIARNVSHQYVAGWDWIQPIRDRNTGIWDKVIIEKTGKVNIKNPHIVTLVPGRRNPEGSQKPATIKVSAELENPTALPQKGTLQYMLDGSKVSKEVTIQPHSTIEIKLPDHILNNPKLWWPNGYGEQHLYTFKMQFVLNGKVSDTEEMNVGVREIQADWNTTTRSKQISVNGQRVFIKGGNWIISDAMLRFSDERYNAEVRFHRDMNLNLLRIWGGALTERPEFYEACDQYGILVMQDFWGSGDCNGRWVDPMKLDDQWTRRKYPDDHGLFLKSAADQIKMIRNFPSLAIWCGGNEITLPVDIMTPLRDSILPQLDGTRWFVDYSNSDDMSFNSLGGNGDGPYGIQPLDRFWNYKTWPFNSEIGSVGVGDYESLERFLPKENLIAPVYSADTKREKVDSVWQYHKYIGYEQYIDPYGKAKDARDFGKKAQLVNFDQYRALMEGFSAHMWDWYTGVIIWKTQNPWTSLRGQMYDYYLDPNACLYGLHSGSEPLHVMYNPSDTAVAIVNNTFKHQYDLMLVIDAIDMKGNSKSLGQVFVEIGPSTTRSILGIKKEIREMAKQEGVFLSLKLLNVKKETVSSNLYWLADEKGNYSGLQSIQKSQVSITSREVQKGKIAVTLANPAGGPVAFFNRLSLLDPKTKKRLLPVFYEDNYVSILPGESKTVTLEYTPNKEVSPLLSVEGWNVEEKLVKIDK, from the coding sequence ATGAAAATCTCCTTACTGCTATTAATATTTGCTTTCACATTCCTTGCGTTTTCTTCCTATTCCCAAGAATCCTATGAGCTTAATTCAGGCTGGAAATGCGCCCCAGTTTCTAAAATAAAAGACCCCGGAACAACCATTTCAAAAAGTGCCTTTACCACTGAAAACTGGCAGCCTGCTGTGGTACCAGGCACGGTGTTGAGCACGATGCTGGAAAACAAGCAGATTCGCGATCCGTTTTTTGGAATGAACAACAAGCTCATTCCCGATATTTTTAACACAGGTCGCGAGTACTACACCTATTGGTTTGTAAAGGATTTTGAAGAAAATAACACTTCCGGGCAGGAAGTATGGCTGCATTTGCGGGGTGTCAATTACAGCTGCGACGTGTTTTTGAATGGAAATAAACTGAATGCTAAAACGCATGAAGGAATGTTCCTTCGCCAGTCATATAACGTCACCAAATTCATTCAGAAAACCGGCAAAAACAGGCTTGCTGTCATAGTATACCCGCCTGATCCGGTTGGCAACCCCAATGGCGGACAGGGTGGTGACGGCGCCATTGCCCGAAATGTATCGCATCAATACGTGGCCGGATGGGACTGGATACAGCCGATCAGGGACCGCAATACGGGAATTTGGGACAAAGTGATCATTGAAAAAACAGGAAAGGTCAACATCAAAAACCCACATATTGTAACGCTCGTACCAGGCAGACGAAACCCGGAAGGCAGCCAGAAACCTGCAACTATCAAAGTCTCAGCTGAGCTGGAAAATCCTACGGCTTTGCCGCAAAAAGGCACTTTGCAGTACATGCTCGACGGCAGCAAGGTTTCCAAAGAGGTCACGATTCAACCACATTCTACCATTGAAATAAAACTTCCTGACCACATTCTGAACAATCCAAAGCTTTGGTGGCCGAATGGCTATGGTGAGCAACATCTTTACACTTTCAAAATGCAGTTTGTGTTGAATGGCAAGGTTTCCGATACTGAGGAAATGAATGTAGGGGTGCGCGAAATACAGGCCGACTGGAACACGACGACGCGAAGCAAACAAATATCGGTGAACGGTCAGCGTGTGTTTATCAAGGGAGGTAACTGGATCATTTCCGACGCTATGCTGCGTTTTTCTGATGAAAGGTACAATGCTGAGGTTCGCTTCCACCGCGATATGAACCTGAACCTATTGCGGATTTGGGGCGGTGCACTGACCGAAAGACCTGAGTTTTACGAAGCATGCGACCAATATGGAATTCTGGTCATGCAGGATTTCTGGGGATCGGGAGACTGCAACGGCCGGTGGGTAGACCCGATGAAACTGGACGATCAATGGACACGAAGAAAATATCCTGATGATCACGGTCTGTTCCTAAAATCCGCTGCCGATCAGATCAAAATGATCCGGAATTTCCCTTCGCTGGCCATATGGTGCGGCGGGAATGAGATCACATTGCCTGTCGACATTATGACGCCATTGCGGGATTCTATTTTGCCACAACTGGACGGAACGCGCTGGTTTGTAGACTACTCCAACTCGGACGACATGTCGTTCAATTCGCTCGGAGGCAATGGCGACGGCCCGTACGGTATCCAGCCGCTGGACCGTTTCTGGAACTACAAAACCTGGCCATTCAACTCGGAAATAGGTTCTGTCGGTGTCGGTGACTATGAATCGCTGGAAAGATTTTTGCCCAAAGAAAACCTTATCGCCCCTGTTTATTCAGCCGATACCAAGCGTGAAAAAGTAGATTCGGTATGGCAATATCATAAGTACATTGGCTACGAGCAGTACATTGATCCATACGGAAAAGCGAAAGATGCCCGCGACTTTGGCAAAAAAGCGCAGCTCGTGAATTTTGACCAGTACCGTGCGCTGATGGAAGGTTTCAGCGCGCATATGTGGGACTGGTACACCGGGGTCATTATCTGGAAAACACAAAATCCATGGACGTCGCTGCGCGGACAAATGTACGACTACTACCTCGACCCCAATGCGTGCTTGTACGGATTACATTCGGGTAGTGAGCCGTTGCATGTCATGTACAACCCTTCCGATACCGCGGTGGCGATCGTCAATAATACGTTTAAGCACCAGTATGACCTGATGTTGGTGATCGATGCCATTGATATGAAGGGAAATAGCAAAAGTCTCGGTCAGGTTTTCGTCGAAATAGGCCCGTCCACGACGCGTAGTATTCTGGGTATCAAAAAGGAGATCAGGGAAATGGCCAAGCAAGAAGGAGTTTTCCTTTCTCTGAAACTTTTGAATGTAAAAAAAGAAACGGTTAGCAGCAACTTGTACTGGCTAGCCGATGAAAAAGGCAATTACAGTGGTCTGCAAAGCATTCAAAAATCGCAGGTCAGTATTACCAGCCGCGAGGTGCAGAAAGGCAAAATCGCTGTGACACTTGCCAATCCGGCGGGAGGTCCGGTTGCATTCTTCAACCGGTTATCACTACTCGATCCAAAAACTAAAAAACGCCTTTTACCAGTGTTCTACGAAGATAACTACGTCTCAATCCTACCAGGCGAAAGTAAGACGGTAACATTGGAATACACTCCAAACAAGGAAGTTTCACCGTTGTTATCGGTGGAGGGTTGGAATGTAGAGGAGAAGTTGGTGAAGATTGACAAATAG